A single region of the Raphanus sativus cultivar WK10039 chromosome 1, ASM80110v3, whole genome shotgun sequence genome encodes:
- the LOC130496722 gene encoding uncharacterized protein LOC130496722 — protein sequence MVRQRMLTAHYREIFGEPGSQLDPPGSSSGAGGSGFSDQESVPETQHFFPPIPPPMAQPQPMAQPMAQPMAPPVPPPMAPPEIPAAVHPDLMVPPTVPFSQYTVEDILGMPGRAGLPIIDPDRPDGTLWFGVDNSLATDVTETIKGYFSMAHPNWKLTPIYIRKTWFKIYAQKYHWSIGVSERVRKAFYEKAQVRLSDTVCNWKGAWIVKGYTRGKPAELTTDVWDGLIRYWKDPNSIRIANICAAARNTVDEHGNGPMLHSTGQKPHAGVRLKMAKELGRLPTLPELYERTHKNKAGQFLDGKSEQIYNNVIARVEERQTQLTQQSGDGLPVTLSTTEVDKIYEEVVPKKKGRTLGIGSVNDVPRATSSYAQRQTEEVTQLRSELGATKSRVSGLEAFIDVIASTNPEWEALLRNMKQQNPIPGESSGTHNEEDVTRRSEEFYEAMNEP from the exons atg gttcgccagcgcatgcttactgctcactacagggagatattcggtgagcctggtagtcagttagacccgccaggttcttcttcaggtgccggcggttcagGTTTTTCGgatcaggagtctgttcccgagactcagcatttcttccctccgattcctcctccgatggctcagcctcagccgatggctcagccgatggctcagccgatggctcctccggtgcctcctccgatggctcctcctgagatccccgccgctgttcatcccgatctcatggtgccacctactgttcccttctcgcagtacactgtcgaggatattcttggtatgccaggcagagctggtttaccaatcatagaccccgacagacccgacgggactttatg gtttggggttgacaattcccttgcgacagatgtaaccgagacgattaaaggttacttctccatggcgcatccaaactggaaattgacgccgatctacatccgaaagacgtggttcaagatttacgct caaaagtatcattggtccatcggggtcagtgagagagtgaggaaggcgttttacgaaaaggcgcaagttcgcttgtcggacacggtttgcaactggaagggtgcctggatcgtcaaggggtacacccgtggcaaacccgctgagcttaccacggatgtttgggacggcctcatccgttactggaaggatcctaactccattaggatcgcaaacatttgtgctgccgcccgtaacacggtagacgagcacggtaacggcccgatgctacactctacgggccaaaaaccacatgccggtgtccgtttgaaaatg gccaaagagttgggacgtctcccgactcttccggaactttacgagcggacccacaaaaacaaggcgggccagtttttagatggcaagtccgagcaaatctacaacaacgtaattgctcgggttgaggagcgccagactcagctgacccagcagtccggcgacggattaccagttaccttatccacaactgaagtggataagatttacgaggag gttgtccctaagaaaaagggacgtacgttggggatcggttccgtcaatgatgtcccgagagcgacatcatcttatgctcagagacagaccgaagaagtcactcagttgcgttccgagctgggcgcgaccaaaagccgtgtgagtggactcgaagccttcatcgacgttatagcgtccacaaatcctgaatgggaagctttgttgaggaacatgaaacaacaaaatcccattccaggcgagtcatcgggcacacataacgaggaggatgttacgaggaggagcgaggaattctacgaggcgatgaacgagccttag
- the LOC130496724 gene encoding uncharacterized protein LOC130496724: protein MRAMLLWTISDFPAYGMLSGWTTHGRLACPYCNGATDAFQLKNGRKTSWFDCHRRFLPIGHPYRRNKTLFRHKRVVRDTPPPYLTGEETEKQLDYYGVLETVPRGGNWHVPPNMPDSYGVHHNWHKKSIFWELPYWKDLLLRHNLDVMHIEKNFFENIMNTILNVPGKTKDNIKSRLDLPDICSRSELHINSNGQVHVPIFRLSSEKKSVLFNWVASEVKFPDGYVSNLSRCVEKGQKFSGMKSHDCHVFMQRLLPFAFAELLPTNVHEALAGIGAFFRDLSTRTLKVEVVEQLQENIPILLCNLEKIFPPGFFDVMEHLAVHLPYEALLRGPVHYGWMYQYERAMKYLKGKAKNLAKVEGSIIAGSLTEETSHFTSYYFASKVRTRKRAPRRYDDGGVAPTYAVAGVPDIFSQTGRLGGKSKEVWWSSEEDAHSSHTYILLNCEDPLIRYFESLFVSQVEETFPGISTTDVDKRKDQHFIKWLKSQVDFDDDADYPKWLHEVIQSPHVKVTTSQMYFTRGYTFHTYEYGRQRATSNYGICVKGETDFYGILTEIIEVEFPGILKLKCVLFKCEWFDPVVNRGVRFNKFGVVDVNGGRRYNKFEPFILASQADQVSYLPYPRMRESGINWLSVIKVTPRGRIISGEEPPLQEEQINEVEEPEQQIDDILLIDPHNHEYEDLTDDGTDEAVEDEFNENDDVSSDDENVSD from the exons atgcgagcgatgcttttgtggaccataagtgactttcctgcctatgggatgttgtcgggatggactacacatgggagattagcttgtccatattgtaatggagcgacagatgcgtttcaactgaagaatgggaggaagacaagttggttcgattgtcatcgtagatttcttcccattggccatccgtaccgaagaaacaagacattgtttaggcacaaaagggttgtgagagacactcctcctccatatttaactggagaagaaactgaaaagcaactcgattactatggagttttggaaacagttcctcgtggtggtaattggcatgttccccctaatatgcctgattcttacggtgttcatcacaactggcacaagaagagtatattttgggagttgccatattggaaggatcttcttctgcgccacaacctcgatgtgatgcatatagagaagaatttctttgagaacatcatgaatacaatattgaatgtcccggggaagacaaaagacaacataaaatcaaggttagacttgccggatatttgctcaagaagcgagttacatataaacagcaatgggcaagttcatgttccgatattcagattgtcttcagaaaaaaagtcggtgttgttcaactgggtagcatcagaagtgaaattccccgatgggtatgtttcaaatctgtctagatgcgttgaaaagggtcaaaagttctctgggatgaagagtcatgactgtcatgtctttatgcaacgactacttccctttgcttttgcggagctacttcctacaaacgtacatgaagcacttgcag gcattggagcatttttcagggatctgagcacccgcacccttaaagtagaagtcgtggaacagcttcaagagaacattcccatcttattgtgcaacttggagaagatatttcctcctgggttttttgacgtaatggagcatctagctgtccaccttccatatgaggcattgcttcgtggacctgtacattacggatggatgtatcagtatgagcgagccatgaaatatttgaagggaaaagcaaagaaccttgcaaaggttgaaggttctataattgctggaagtttgacggaagaaacttctcacttcacatcgtactactttgcgtcaaaagtacgtactcggaaaagagctccaaggagatatgatgatggtggtgtcgcgccaacatacgcagttgctggtgttccagacatctttagccagactgggcgactgggtggaaaatcaaaagaggtttggtggtcgagtgaagaagacgctcatagttcacacacctatattctacttaattgtgaggatccattgattcgttattttgaaag cctatttgtttcacaagtcgaagaaacattccctggtatatccacaactgacgtagacaaaaggaaagatcaacactttataaaatggttgaagagtcag gttgattttgacgacgatgcagattatcctaagtggttacatgaagtaattcaatctccacatgtaaaggtcaccacttcacagatgtatttcacacgaggctatacttttcacacatatgagtatggtagacagcgggcaaccagtaactatggaatatgtgtgaaaggggaaaccgatttctacggtatcttgacagagattatcgaagtggaatttccagggatattgaagctgaaatgcgtcctcttcaaatgtgagtggttcgaccccgtcgtcaacagaggtgttcggtttaacaaattcggtgtagttgatgtcaatggtggaagaag gtacaacaaattcgagcctttcatcttagcttcacaagcagatcaagttagctaccttccataccctcggatgagagaatcgggaataaattggttatccgtgatcaaagttacacctcgaggacgaatcataagtggagaagaaccaccattgcaagaagaacagataaatgaagtcgaggaacctgaacaacaaattgatgacattcttctcattgatccgcataatcatgagtatgaagatcttaccgacgatggcacagatgaagctgttgaagacgagtttaatgaaaatgatgatgtttctagtgatgacgaaaatgtatctgattga
- the LOC108821458 gene encoding protein BIG GRAIN 1-like B, translating into MDPWDNQYRRRDHRHPSFSSTLLDQIYRSTDSSSSDVVSMRKKQNRSDENRVCLEKILANRRKTADENRVCLEKILLNRRKTADDLLRSKHSSSSSSDSSGFSSSESDSFYRRTRSSRSSPPEIHHIPPKPIRTTVERLERPNNYNNNNNNNNNNNNNNNNNNKVKLKALKMYSDLKKVKQPISPGGRLATFLNSLFTTGNNTKKKTNKTATSSSTTCSSSSSFSRSCLTKTTTSSCEKSKRSVRFCPVNDVVLDEKSTRESRVMEENRRVIEAAKELIRTYQKSKDVVVNIEEDDDDDAASCASSDLFELDNIWAIGIERYREELPVYETTRPNTNHRIISR; encoded by the coding sequence ATGGATCCTTGGGATAACCAGTACCGTCGCCGAGATCACCGTCACCCTTCCTTCTCCTCCACTCTCCTCGACCAAATCTACCGCTCCAccgactcctcctcctccgacgTCGTCTCCATGAGGAAGAAACAGAACCGCTCCGACGAGAATCGCGTCTGCCTCGAGAAAATCCTCGCTAACCGCCGCAAAACCGCCGACGAGAATCGCGTTTGCCTCGAGAAAATCCTCCTTAACCGCCGCAAAACCGCCGACGATCTCCTTAGATCCAAGCACTCGAGCTCCAGCTCCTCCGACTCGAGCGGATTCTCCTCCTCCGAGTCGGACTCCTTCTACCGGCGAACTCGCTCCTCGCGCTCCTCCCCGCCGGAGATTCACCATATTCCTCCTAAGCCGATTCGAACCACCGTGGAGAGACTCGAACGGcctaataattataataacaataataataataataataataataataataataataataataataataaagtgaAATTGAAGGCGTTGAAAATGTATAGCGATTTGAAGAAAGTGAAACAGCCAATCTCTCCCGGCGGACGCCTCGCCACATTCCTTAACTCTCTCTTCACCACGGGAAACAACACAAAGAAGAAAACCAACAAAACCGCCACGTCATCATCCACCACttgctcatcatcatcatccttctCTAGATCCTGCTTGACCAAAACGACGACCTCGTCTTGTGAAAAATCGAAACGGTCTGTTCGATTCTGTCCCGTCAACGACGTCGTCCTCGACGAAAAGTCAACTCGTGAGAGCCGAGTTATGGAGGAGAATCGTCGCGTGATCGAAGCAGCCAAGGAGCTTATCAGAACTTACCAGAAGAGTAAAGACGTCGTCGTCAACATTGAAGAAGACGACGATGATGATGCTGCGAGTTGCGCGAGCTCCGACCTGTTCGAGTTGGATAATATATGGGCGATAGGCATCGAGAGGTATCGAGAAGAGCTTCCCGTCTACGAAACAACTCGTCCCAACACGAATCATCGTATAATCTCCAGATGA